The Terriglobus roseus region GGATAAGCGCTCGGCGGAAGCACAGAGAACGGACGACATTTGGCCTGACACACATTATTCGGTGGAATGTTAACAACCCCGTCGGAGCAGAAGCCATCTAGCTAACTGTCGCGAGCAGATGTTCCAGCGACTAGACCCGAGCCCGATACGAGTTCGGTACCCAGCGGGTACGCAACCGCGTCGGGATGGCTTCCTGCCGTCAGCACGATCGCGAATATCAGGTCACCACCTCCATCGCAAAGCGCTCCTAATCCTCTCGCGAGCTTCGGCTCGCCACCGATGCGATATCTTCGCCTCGAGCACGGAAGGAGTCTTGCATGCAGCAGTCTTCTACCTCCTCTAACAACCTCTCCAGTCAGTTGCCGTTCGGTCCTAAAACCCTTGTGCTTGGCGCGGTAGCGCTTATCGCCTATGGCCTGACGCGGCGTTCCAAGGCCGGCACCGCCATTGCAGCCGCCGGCGGCCTGCTCGCTTACAAGGCAGCGCAGTCTCCACCACCTCAATTCAAGACACACGCAATCTTCCTGGTAATCTCCTCGCCCAATCAGGCATATGCATTGTGGCGGAACTTCGCAGGCCTACCACGCTTCATGGTCCACCTCAAATCGGTTCGCGAGGTCGGCGGAGATCGTTCGGAGTGGATTGCTCTTGGGCCCGGCGAACGCGAGATCCGTTGGAATGCAGAGATCACGGAAGACACAGTAGACAAGCGGATTGCTTGGCGGTCCCTTCCCAACTCCGACATTGCGACAAGTGGCTCGGTGGAGTTTCGTCCCGATCCGCAGAGCCGCGGCACCTTTGTCACCGTAAATGTGGGATACACACTTCCCGGTGGTTCGCTCGCGACTGGACTCGCTGCCATCTTCGGCAAGAGTCCAGACTTCGTTGTGCGCGAGGACGTTCGACGTTTCAAGCAGTTGCTCGAGACCGGCGAAGTGCCGACAACGCGTGGCCAATCGCATGGTCCACGCGGTATTCACGGTCACACCGAACAACTTCTCTTCCGTGAGAAGAGCAACCTCCCGGACCCACAAGCCGCGTCTGCGTACAGCCAATCGGCTTAGGGCTCGAACATCCCCATTACGACGTGCCTACTCCACCTGCGGCGCGTGTGTCTTCCTGTTCTCTCGATCCGTAAAGGAGCTTCCAATGAAAGCTGTCTGCTGGATGGGCAAAGAAAAAATGCAGGTGCATGATGTACCTGATCCCAAGATCCTCAACCCTCGCGATGCAATCGTTCGCATCACCAGCACCTGTATCTGTGGTTCTGACCTTCACCTCTACGACGGCTTCATCCCCACAATGGAACAGGGCGACATCATGGGCCACGAGTTCATGGGTGAGATCGTCGAGGTCGGCTCTGGAATCAGCAAAGAAAAACTGAAGG contains the following coding sequences:
- a CDS encoding SRPBCC family protein → MQQSSTSSNNLSSQLPFGPKTLVLGAVALIAYGLTRRSKAGTAIAAAGGLLAYKAAQSPPPQFKTHAIFLVISSPNQAYALWRNFAGLPRFMVHLKSVREVGGDRSEWIALGPGEREIRWNAEITEDTVDKRIAWRSLPNSDIATSGSVEFRPDPQSRGTFVTVNVGYTLPGGSLATGLAAIFGKSPDFVVREDVRRFKQLLETGEVPTTRGQSHGPRGIHGHTEQLLFREKSNLPDPQAASAYSQSA